The nucleotide window TGTGGGCGGCGATCTCGCGGGCGGTCCGGACACCCGCCCGATTCGAGCGAGATGTCCGGGTCAATGCGGCCGCATTCCCCGTTCCCGGTGGACCAACGACGCTCATCCAGATGAAAGGCAACTCCGATTTTACCTCTGAGGAACTGCTCGCCTTTGAGCTGGGCTACCGGGTGCAGCCGAGCGAGTGGCTCTCGGTCGATCTGGCCGGCTTCTACACGATCTACGACAACCTGAGGACGAGTGAACCCGGCATCCCTATTCCTGTGATGGGCGCCAGCCCCCCTCACATCGTGCAGCCTTTTCTGCTGGATAACCGGATGTCCGGGAACACCTATGGCGTCGAGATCGCCAGCACGTGGCACCCTGTCAGCTTCTGGCGGCTGCATCTCAACTACTCCTACCTCAAGATCGATCTTCATCCCGATGCGACCAGCGTTGAAGGGACGCAAGACCAGAGACGTTCGCCGCGCCATCAGGTGCAGGCACGTTCTCTCCTGGATCTGCCCTGGCATCTCCAGTTTGATGCGGCGGCCTTCTTTGTCGACCGCCTGCCGAAGTTGGAGCCGACTGTTCCGGCCTATCTGCGACTCGATCTCCGCCTGGGGTGGCGGCCGACTAAGGCGTTCGATCTGAGCCTGGTCGGTCAGAACCTTCTGGACAATCACCACCCGGAGTGGGCAGGCATCTTCGGTGTTCCTGTCAAGCCTACGGAGGTCCAGCGTAGCGTCCTGGTGCAGGCCTCCTGGCGATTCTAACCCGTGAATAGACGACCCATCTTCATACGGATCCTACTGCTCTGCCTTTTACTGGTGGCAAGTGGCGTGGATGGAGTTCGTCCTCTAAGCAGTGCCCATGCCCAGCCATTGCCTCTTGAATACCAGGTGAAGGCGGTTTTTCTCTATCAGTTCCTTAAATTTGTCGAGTGGCCCCCACAGGCGTTCCATGCCACCAACCAAACTATCTGTATTGGAGTGGTCGATGACGGCTCCATGTCGAGCGCGCTTCAGTCCGTTGAGGGGAAGGAGGCAAAGGGGCGTCGGGTCGTCGTAAAACGGTTTAAGAAGCTGGAGGACCTGGAATTCTGCCATATCCTATTTATTAGTTCCGGGCTGGAAGGCCGCATGACGGAGATTCTGGATCGGCTCAGGGGGACAAGCACGTTGACGGTCAGTGACATCGACGGATTTGCCAGGCGCGGCGGGATGATCAACTTTATCACGGTCGAAAATAAGATCCAGTTCGAGATCAATGTGGATGCCGCTGAGAGGGCGAAGCTACAGATCAGCTCACACCTGCTCAGGCTGGCGCGAATCGTACCGGAGGGACGCTAAAATGCCCCTTTTCCGGGATGTCCCCATCCAGAAAAAGCTGAGGCGCATCACGATGCTGACCACCAGCGTCGCGCTATTGCTGACTGGCACGGCCCTCATCGTCTACGAGTTGGCGGTCTACCGCTCTGTTATGACCCGCGAACTGATGAGTTTGGCTGACGTCATCGGGGCGAATAGCGCAGCCGCTCTCACTTTCAATGATCCGAGCGCTGCGGAAGAGACGCTCTCCGCCCTGCGGAAGGACTCCCGGATCGCGTTAGCGGCCATTTATACGAAAGAGGGGAAGGTCTTCGCTTCGTATCGACGCCAGCCTCTGGAGAAGGAGGCGATTCCGGTCGTGCCCTCGACAGGTGGAAGTAGGTTAGAGGGGAGGCGCCTAATCGTATTCCATCCGATCTTCCTCGACCAGGAGAAGATCGGAACACTGTACATTCAGGCCGACACGCAAGAGGCATATGCCCGCCTTCGGATAAGCGCAATGATCGTTCTTGGTGTGCTGCTGGCCTCCTCACTGGTAGCGCTGTTGCTGGCTTCAACACTTGAGGGCGTGATCTCTCAGCCGGTTCTGAACCTTGCGCATACGGCAGCCATTGTGTCAAAGATGCAAGACTATTCGGTCCGAGTCACTGGGTCCAGTCAGGATGAACTGGGCCAACTGATTGATGGGTTCAATGAGATGTTGACACAGGTCCAACGACGGGATATCGCTCTTCAAGAAGCGCGTGACCGACTGGAGACCACGGTCGAGCACCGCACACGGCAACTGCAAGAGGCGAAACAGCGGGCCGAGGAGGCCTCCCGTCATAAGTCGTTATTCCTGTCCAACATGTCTCACGAACTCCGAACACCGTTGAACTCAATTCTCGGCTTTGCCTGGCTGCTTCAGGATCCTACCATTAGTTCCCTGGACGAGAAGCAGACGCGGTTCGCAAGAAATATTGCCACGAGTGGGGAGCACCTCCTGGCCCTGATTAATGATCTCCTCGACCTCTCTAAAGTCGAGGCGGGCAAGCTTCTCCTTCAACTGCAACCCTTCCCTCCCAGGGAGGCTATCGGGGCGGCCATCTATGCCATCCGCCCGCAGGCCGAGCAGAAGCAACAGATTCTGGAACTTTCGATAGACGACGATATGCCGGTCATTGAGGCGGACGCTACCCGCTTCAGGCAGATCCTCTACAATCTTCTTTCGAATGCCGTGAAGTTTACTCCGATAGGCGGGCGGATTACTGTGACCGCCCGCATAGGGTCTAGGGAGGATGGTGCAGGGTCTGGCGAGTTCATGGAAATCGCCGTGTCCGATACCGGAATCGGGATCAAATCGGAGGACCTCTCTAAACTATTTCAGATTTTTACCCAGCTCGAGCCAGCTCTCACCAAGCAGTTCCAGGGCACAGGCCTGGGTCTTGCCCTGACGAAGCAGCTCGTCGAGTTACATGGGGGATCGATCTGGGTGACATCAGAGGGAGAGGGCCGAGGGAGCACCTTTACTGTCCGGCTTCCACTATCCCCCCAAGAGCGTCCAGAGACCAGAGGATGAGATGGCAGAAGAAAAGATTCTTGTAGTGGAGGATCACCCGCTGAACCGGGAATTGGTAGTTGCTGCTCTGGAAGCGCGGGGGTGTACGGTTCTTGAGGCGGAAAACGGCCTTGGGCTTTTGGAACGGGTCAAGGCCGAGCGACCGACTCTCATCATTATGGACTTGCAACTTCCAGGCATCGATGGCTTTGCCCTTACTCGACAGCTCAAACGTGATGCCGAGACCCGGGATATTCCCGTACTGGCTGTCAGCGCTTTTGCCGGGTCCGAAGACCGCATCATGGCTCTGAAGGTTGGCTGTGCCGCCTCCCTCACCAAGCCACTCGATTTGTTGATCTTTCTTGAGACCGTCGCCAGACTGTTACAACGGGACCTCAGATAGCCAGATCGAGCTCGACCCGTTGCGACGTACGTAGTCGCCCGCTTGATTTCCTGAGTCTATCTACCTTATAATCAACCGCGTTTTCATTATAATCCCGTTGTGTAATCCGGTCTCCGGTAAGATCTTTCCACGATAATCGTACGAAGGGAGGGGAAGACTGATGCCTAGCTATGATTTCAAGTGTGCGAAGTGTGGCAAGAAATTCTCACTGACGATGGGCATCAAGGAACGGGAGACCAAGCGGCTGAAATGCCCGAAATGCAGTGCAGGGAAACCGGAGCCCATTTTCACGACCTTTTTCGCTAAAACATCACGCAAGAGCTAAGGTAAGACATGATCCTGGTGACGGGCGCCGGTGGGTTCGTTGGCGCCCATCTGCTCAAGCGACTCTCTGTGCTCGGTTGTTCTGCCAGGGCGCTTGTTTGGAGTTGCGCGGATACTTGGCGACTGCGGGGGGTGGCTGGGTCGTTCTGCCGGTCGGCCATGACCGATGCTGCGTCGCTGAAGCCCGCGATGCAGGGAGTCGAGCAGGTCATCCACCTTACCGGGATATTTCGCGAAGGCTGGAGAGACCTTTGAGACAGTTCACTACGAGAGGACTTGCCGTGTCATGGAGGCGGCACGGGAGGCGAAGGCCCGACATGTGGTGTAGGTCAGTACTGTCGGAGCCGTCCCCGATCGGATCTATCCGTTCGTTCGAAATACGTGGTTGGGCGACCTCGTCTCCTGCCTGGTGAAGACGGTGGAAGGCGGAACGGGAAAAGGTGAGGCGATTGCCCTGGCAGGACCGGCACAGATCAGCTACGAAGGGGTTGTCGATCTGGTGCACAACCAACTCGGCGCCAGACGCCCAAAGCTGTTGCTTCCCATTTCCCTTGCAGCGACGCTGGCGCTCTTGTTCGAGTAAATGATGGGATCGCCCCCGCTTACCACTGGCGTACTCGACATCTAGCGCCTGGACGCGATCACATCCAGGGATACCGTACAGGAGGCGTACGGCTTCACGCCAATCTCTCTGAGGGAGCGTGTTACCTTCTGCCCTCTAACGAACCGCCATGGCGACGCGGGGACCGTAGAGAGCGAACGGCGACTCCGAATCGCTCCATCTAATCTATCGTTCACAAGGCGCCCCACAAGGGGCAAGACACGGTGCCATCACTGAGACATCTGGACGCAGATCGGTCGATCCGCTTGTGCCGTGATGCTCCGTAGGGTGAACTATGAAACGGCTGATCCTCTATAGCGTAGTTGTGGGCGCATGCCTGGGACTTTCGGTTGGGACATGGGCGATGAACGACCCGCCGTCCGCTGCCGATGACGACGCGCAACTCGAGTTTCTCGCGCATCATTGGCAGGAACCGATCCCACCGCAAGGCAAACCGCCGGCCCATTTCTCGTCGATCGAGGCATCGCTTGACCCGGAAAACTGCGCCGTCTGCCATCGAACTCAGTATGAGGACTGGAGCAGCAGTCTCCACAGCAAAAGCATGGGGCCGGGCGTCATAGGCCAGACGATGGAGTTGATCCATAACGATCCCAAGACGGCGCTTCTGTGCTACAGTTGCCATGCCCCTCTTGCCGAGCAGCAGGAGAAGGTGTTAAAAAAGGACGCTCCCCCATCCAAGTTCAAGAGGAAGCGCCATTTTTCAGTCACGCCGCCGGACGCGCCAGGGATCTGGGGTAACGCCGCACAACAGTTTAAAACACATCGTGCCTTTTCAGCGTCGTTGCAACAAAAAGGCTTGAGCTGTGCCGGGTGCCATGTCCGGGGACATCAGCGCTTCGGGCCGCCAAAACGAGACGGCTCGCTCGAAAATTCCCTTCCGGCGGTGCAGCTTCCTCACGGCGGCGCCGTCAGGACGGCAGCCTTTGAACGGGCCGAGTTCTGCAAAGGCTGTCACCAGTTCGAGCCGAATGGGGCTGCCCTGGACGGCAAGCTGCTTGAAAACACCTACAATGAATGGAAAGAAGGGCCGTATGCGCGGGAAGGGAAGACCTGCCAGAGCTGCCATATGCCGGAGCGGCGGCACCTATGGCGGGGGATTCATAATGCTGAAACGGTCAAGCAAGGTGTGTCCGTCCGTTTTTCACTGGACAAGGAGCGCTATCGGATCGGCGAGCAGGTCCACGCTGAGATCAGCCTGGTCAATACCGGTGTGGGGCACAATTTCCCAACCTATGTGACGCCGAAGATCGTAGTTCGATGGGAGTTGGTCGATGCGGACGGCACGCAAGTGAACGAAAGCGTGCAAGAGGAACGGATCGGGCGAGAGGTCACGCTTGACCTGACGCAAGAACTTTTCGACACCAGAATTGCGCCCGGTCAAAGCCGAACCGTCCGGTATGTAAGAACGATCGATCGGATAGGGCTTACACTGCGCGCTTCAGTCATCGTCATACCCGACGATTTCTACATCCGGTTCTACGACGCGGTACTGCCCAACGTGAAGGTGAAGGAGGTCCGAGTCCTACTGGAACAAGCCATCCGTGAAGGGCGGGCGCGATCCTTCCCTCTCTTTACGAAAGACATCGCAGTGTCGTGAGTCAGTTTATGGCTGACTGCGACGAGCGAATGAGTGGAGGAATGCCGTGAAAGTCCTGTTGGTGCATCCAAGTTCCTTGATGTACGCTGAGATCTTCCTTCGGCTGGAGCCGCTAGGGCTGGAGCGGGTGGCTCAGGCCGCTCGGTTGGCGGGCCACGAGGTCAGGCTCTTTGACCTCCAGGTCTTCCACCGTCAGGACTACCTGCGAGAGATCCTCGACTTTCGCCCCCAGACCGTAGGGTTCTCCCTGAACTTTTTAGCCAATCTTCCGGAGGTGGTGGAACTGGCCAAGGAGACCAAGCGCCTCCTGCCTGCGTGCTTTGTGTTCGTTGGGGGCCATAGCGCGTCCTTTATCCCGCAGGAGCTGCTCGATCATGCGCAGGGTGCTATCGACTGCATTGTGCGTGGAGAAGGGGAGCCGATCACTCCGCCTCTGCTGGATGCCATCCTGGATGGAGGACTTGAAACGCTTCCCGGGGTGGTGACGGCTCATGGCATGGGCCCCCCGCCGCTGATGCTCCACGACTTGGACCGTACGCTGCCGGCCAGAGACCTTGCCCGCCGACGGCACAAGTATTTTATCGGGGTGCTGGATCCCTGCGCCTCGATTGAGTTTACCCGAGGCTGCCCCTGGGACTGTTCTTTTTGCAGCGCATGGACCTTTTATGGTCGAAGCTATCGCAAGATCTCTCCTGAAGTGATCGGAGAGGACCTGACCAGGATCCAAGAGCCCAATGCCTTCATTGTAGACGATGTGGCCTTCATCCATCCGGAGGACGGGATGGCGATCGGCCGGGAGATCGAGCGTCGAGGGATCCGCAAGCAGTACTACCTGGAGACCCGGTGTGATGTCTTACTCCGCAATCAGGAGGTCTTCGCCTACTGGAAGCGACTCGGACTCCGGTACATGTTTCTCGGCCTGGAGGCGCTTGACGAAGAAGGGCTGAAACAGATCCGGAAGCGGGCCACGCCCAGCGAGAATTTTCAGGCCCTGGAGGTGGCGCGGACGCTGGGATTTACGGTGGCCCTCAACATCATCGCCGATTCGGGTTGGGACGAGGAGCGATTCCGGATCGTCCGCGAGTGGGCCGCCGGCGTTCCTGAGATCGTCCATCTTACCGTGAATACTCCGTACCCCGGGACGGAGACCTGGTATACCGAGTCGAGGAAACTCACCTCTCTCGACTACCGGCTGTTCGATGTCCAGCATGCCGTCCTGCCGACGACGTTGCCGCTGAAGCGGTTTTATGAAGAACTGGTCAAGACCCAAGCGGTCTTAAACCGTAAACACCTGGGCTGGGCCGCGGTTCGAGGAACCTTCTCCACCGCGTCCAGACTGCTCCTGCAGGGTCAGACGAACTTCGTTCGAATGCTCTGGAAGTTCCCGCGGGTGTACAATCCAGAGCGGCAGTACGGTGACCACTTGAAAGAGATCACCTACGCCTTGACCCCACCGCCGGACAAGCAGGCTGCTAAACCGACGCAGGCCAAGCTCTTCGTCCATGCTCCAGCGGTGGCTGCGCAACGAGCGGCCCACGCCGAGAATGGTTCAAGCGAATAGGGCGCTGTTACATGAAGAGGCAACCTACGGATGTATCACGAATAGTTGAAGGGTAGAGGCCGGTGCCACGCTCGTCCCGTTCACGCTGAGTACAAGGGTGAACGGGATTCGTAGTATAAGCCTTCAACGGGCTGAAAAGGAGGAGGGTACGTGAAGAGGCAATTCATCGCATTTGCAGTTGTAACGCTGCTGGCCGCAGGGCTGGCGTTGGCTTCCGAATGGTACATGAGCCACGATCACTGGTACGCCAAGGAACCGGAAAAGGACTTCGCCCTGGCGAGGCTCATCGCCGACATTCGAGCGGCCACGTCGCGCTATCAGGATCTGGAGCAGGCTAAAGCGGATGGGTATACGCAGATATCGGGGAATGTGCCGTTAGAGGGCTACCATTTTCGTAAGGCGGCTATCACGCAATTTGATTATTTTCATCCTTCCACGCTCCTCTATACCGAAAGGGAGGGGCGCTGGCAACTGGTTGCGCTGAAATATACAGCTCCAGGTGCCCGTCCCGCCGAGAGCCCGTTTCAGGGAATCGAGTGGGAACGGAGTCTGGCGATCTGCCGCTATGCGGACGGGCAGGAGTCCCGATCGCCCTCCGCTGAAGGTTGCCCTCAGGTTCATCCTGACAGCAAAAGCGCATTTACTGCCTGGTATCCGGATACGTGGGTGATCCGTCTCTGGATCTGGTATCCGAATCCGTACGGATTATTCGCAAGCATGAACCCACTTCTGGCGCCGTTCGATGACCACACCATCCCGCCGGACGAAGCCGGAAGCTGGGAGACATGGCAAGCGCATACGGAGTTCTCGAACTTTAATCATCACTTCTCAGGATGGCTGGTACTCGTCATGGGGATGGCGATGACAGGCGCGGCCCTGTGGGGAGGTCAGAAGTCCAAGTATGCGCATCTCTGGCCACTGATGACGCTGGGCGTGGCGTTATTCATCCTGTATCGGAGCGATCCGGAGTATTGGCCGTTCGGCCCTCGGACGCTGACCGAACTCCTGGGTGACCGGGAGGCTATCGAGCATAAGCTGTCCGGTGTCATCGTCCTCGCTATGGGATCTGTAGAATGGCTGCGGGCGCGCAGAATATTCAGTCATTGGCTGTGGGGCATGATCTTTCCATGGCTTGCCATCATGGGGGGAGTGACCCTATTGTTCCATCTTCATCCCATCAGCAACTTCAACTACGTGGGACGCGCCAATTCGCCTCACACGACTGAGGGGATTACCGCGATCCTGGCCGGCATGACGTACCTCCTCGGATCGTTGGGGATCATGAAGCAACGGTGGTGGGGGTTGGTTCCGGCGCTCTTTGTCATCCTGATGGGCGTCCAGCTCATTGTCTACGTCGAGTAGCGACGACGTTTCCGCTGAAGCGGTTTTATGAAGAACCGATCAAGACCCAGGCGGTGTTGAATAGAAGCGCCTATCTCTTCTTCTTCCATGTCCCGTTGGATTCGGTGCGTCGCTTCAGGCTCAACAGTGCATCCGACAAATCGTTCTTGATCAGAGCTTCTTCCAGGAATCTGGGAACAAACATGCCGCTGTCCAAGGTGGCCGTGTATCGAAGCATGGTCTTACCATGGCTGTACGGGAGGAGTTCCCAGGTGCCGAATGTGTCCGCGATGTCGTGTTTGTTCGACTTATCAAGCGCCCACATCACTGTCCTCTGCGCAGGTTTGAAAATCAGATCGATCGTATAACTAAGTACGCCCAGCGGAACATAAACCGTCTCGGTAACCTTCATGGTGCTTTTTGTCCTTTCGAGGACCTCGATTTTCTCGAGCCGCGGCATAAATTCGTCAAACTGATGATAGTTCAGCATGACAGCCCACACGGCGTCCGGCGGCTTGTTGATGATGCAGTAGGCTTTGATTCTAGCGCCGCGCGTGCCGTCCCCTGTGGAGTGGATTTCTGGCTTGACTACCGCTCTGCCTTTTTCTATTCTGGCCAATTCGCGTGCCGTGAGTCCGGTGGACGCGGACTCACCTGCCCTTAATGAG belongs to Candidatus Methylomirabilis tolerans and includes:
- a CDS encoding NAD-dependent epimerase/dehydratase family protein encodes the protein MILVTGAGGFVGAHLLKRLSVLGCSARALVWSCADTWRLRGVAGSFCRSAMTDAASLKPAMQGVEQVIHLTGIFREGWRDL
- a CDS encoding SRPBCC family protein: MPHWVKIIPLVFILSMLLLPIASLRAGESASTGLTARELARIEKGRAVVKPEIHSTGDGTRGARIKAYCIINKPPDAVWAVMLNYHQFDEFMPRLEKIEVLERTKSTMKVTETVYVPLGVLSYTIDLIFKPAQRTVMWALDKSNKHDIADTFGTWELLPYSHGKTMLRYTATLDSGMFVPRFLEEALIKNDLSDALLSLKRRTESNGTWKKKR
- a CDS encoding YfiR family protein, with the protein product MNRRPIFIRILLLCLLLVASGVDGVRPLSSAHAQPLPLEYQVKAVFLYQFLKFVEWPPQAFHATNQTICIGVVDDGSMSSALQSVEGKEAKGRRVVVKRFKKLEDLEFCHILFISSGLEGRMTEILDRLRGTSTLTVSDIDGFARRGGMINFITVENKIQFEINVDAAERAKLQISSHLLRLARIVPEGR
- the hpnR gene encoding hopanoid C-3 methylase HpnR codes for the protein MKVLLVHPSSLMYAEIFLRLEPLGLERVAQAARLAGHEVRLFDLQVFHRQDYLREILDFRPQTVGFSLNFLANLPEVVELAKETKRLLPACFVFVGGHSASFIPQELLDHAQGAIDCIVRGEGEPITPPLLDAILDGGLETLPGVVTAHGMGPPPLMLHDLDRTLPARDLARRRHKYFIGVLDPCASIEFTRGCPWDCSFCSAWTFYGRSYRKISPEVIGEDLTRIQEPNAFIVDDVAFIHPEDGMAIGREIERRGIRKQYYLETRCDVLLRNQEVFAYWKRLGLRYMFLGLEALDEEGLKQIRKRATPSENFQALEVARTLGFTVALNIIADSGWDEERFRIVREWAAGVPEIVHLTVNTPYPGTETWYTESRKLTSLDYRLFDVQHAVLPTTLPLKRFYEELVKTQAVLNRKHLGWAAVRGTFSTASRLLLQGQTNFVRMLWKFPRVYNPERQYGDHLKEITYALTPPPDKQAAKPTQAKLFVHAPAVAAQRAAHAENGSSE
- a CDS encoding response regulator — protein: MAEEKILVVEDHPLNRELVVAALEARGCTVLEAENGLGLLERVKAERPTLIIMDLQLPGIDGFALTRQLKRDAETRDIPVLAVSAFAGSEDRIMALKVGCAASLTKPLDLLIFLETVARLLQRDLR
- a CDS encoding HAMP domain-containing protein; translation: MPLFRDVPIQKKLRRITMLTTSVALLLTGTALIVYELAVYRSVMTRELMSLADVIGANSAAALTFNDPSAAEETLSALRKDSRIALAAIYTKEGKVFASYRRQPLEKEAIPVVPSTGGSRLEGRRLIVFHPIFLDQEKIGTLYIQADTQEAYARLRISAMIVLGVLLASSLVALLLASTLEGVISQPVLNLAHTAAIVSKMQDYSVRVTGSSQDELGQLIDGFNEMLTQVQRRDIALQEARDRLETTVEHRTRQLQEAKQRAEEASRHKSLFLSNMSHELRTPLNSILGFAWLLQDPTISSLDEKQTRFARNIATSGEHLLALINDLLDLSKVEAGKLLLQLQPFPPREAIGAAIYAIRPQAEQKQQILELSIDDDMPVIEADATRFRQILYNLLSNAVKFTPIGGRITVTARIGSREDGAGSGEFMEIAVSDTGIGIKSEDLSKLFQIFTQLEPALTKQFQGTGLGLALTKQLVELHGGSIWVTSEGEGRGSTFTVRLPLSPQERPETRG
- a CDS encoding zinc ribbon domain-containing protein produces the protein MPSYDFKCAKCGKKFSLTMGIKERETKRLKCPKCSAGKPEPIFTTFFAKTSRKS
- a CDS encoding cytochrome c family protein; this translates as MKRLILYSVVVGACLGLSVGTWAMNDPPSAADDDAQLEFLAHHWQEPIPPQGKPPAHFSSIEASLDPENCAVCHRTQYEDWSSSLHSKSMGPGVIGQTMELIHNDPKTALLCYSCHAPLAEQQEKVLKKDAPPSKFKRKRHFSVTPPDAPGIWGNAAQQFKTHRAFSASLQQKGLSCAGCHVRGHQRFGPPKRDGSLENSLPAVQLPHGGAVRTAAFERAEFCKGCHQFEPNGAALDGKLLENTYNEWKEGPYAREGKTCQSCHMPERRHLWRGIHNAETVKQGVSVRFSLDKERYRIGEQVHAEISLVNTGVGHNFPTYVTPKIVVRWELVDADGTQVNESVQEERIGREVTLDLTQELFDTRIAPGQSRTVRYVRTIDRIGLTLRASVIVIPDDFYIRFYDAVLPNVKVKEVRVLLEQAIREGRARSFPLFTKDIAVS